The following are from one region of the Planctomycetota bacterium genome:
- a CDS encoding fructose-bisphosphatase class III, giving the protein MGTSQGQGQDSGEDVRRRSMLRSLAARFPTAESAICEIAALRAKLTLPMGVVHVISDVHGEDAKLRHVINNASGALRGLVEQVVGDRLSAREKQRFLAVLYYPRESINAFSREIVASGERLEWVQRTLTLQFEIVRVLRTTYRRDRFEALIPRTYRELFMELGNALRPAYIGEMIRGLAAHDRDWGAVRAAARLIRNLSIDELLVIGDLGDRGPRMDRVCDTLMRQPSVSLLWGNHDMLWVGAHLGHEPCMLTMLRFSARYRQAAQLEEGYGILTTPLERLVREVYADDPAEHFKPKGVGLRDERTVARMQKALAIMQFKSEGRMIERHPEWELDHRRLLHRIDLRAGTVTIGGVTHPLLDTRLPTIDPANPYAYSPEEQACVDRLRDSFTRSMRLREHMEWLVRHGGMWTRRDDVLMFHACVPVDGQGVPLSMRVDGREVAGRELMDALGSVVRRAMRKRWFGLDEDADWLWYLWGGPRSPLFGKDKLATFETYFLGDKSTHKETKNAYFDLMHDAAFIRKIGALFGCGEDVLVVNGHVPVKMEKGEEPLKRGGNAITIDGAFSAAYGDRGYTLVIRPDRIDLAHLAPFTGVESVVHEGADIEPGVGTVRRYPGARTIGETWHGREIRQDIENLETLVRAYQEGEVVERDDSSAGGAAAGS; this is encoded by the coding sequence ATGGGTACAAGCCAGGGCCAGGGGCAGGATTCGGGGGAAGACGTTCGTCGTCGGAGCATGCTGCGTTCGCTGGCGGCGCGGTTCCCGACGGCCGAGAGCGCGATCTGCGAGATCGCGGCGCTGCGCGCCAAGCTCACGCTGCCGATGGGCGTGGTGCACGTCATCTCGGACGTGCACGGCGAGGACGCGAAGCTGCGCCACGTGATCAACAACGCGTCGGGCGCGCTGCGCGGGCTGGTGGAGCAGGTGGTGGGCGACCGGCTGAGCGCGCGGGAGAAGCAGCGGTTCCTGGCGGTGCTCTACTACCCGCGCGAGTCGATCAACGCGTTCTCGCGCGAGATCGTCGCGAGCGGGGAGCGCCTGGAGTGGGTGCAGCGCACGCTCACGCTGCAGTTCGAGATCGTGCGGGTGCTCCGCACCACGTACCGGCGCGACCGCTTCGAGGCGCTCATCCCCCGCACGTACCGCGAGCTGTTCATGGAGCTGGGCAACGCGCTGCGTCCGGCGTACATCGGCGAGATGATCCGCGGGCTGGCGGCGCACGACCGCGACTGGGGCGCGGTGCGGGCCGCGGCGAGGCTGATCCGGAATCTGTCGATCGACGAACTGCTCGTGATCGGCGACCTGGGCGATCGCGGGCCCCGGATGGACCGGGTGTGCGACACGCTGATGCGTCAGCCGTCGGTGTCGCTGCTGTGGGGAAACCACGACATGCTCTGGGTGGGAGCGCACCTCGGGCACGAGCCCTGCATGCTCACGATGCTGCGGTTCTCGGCGCGGTACCGCCAGGCGGCGCAGTTGGAGGAGGGGTACGGCATATTGACCACGCCCCTCGAGCGGCTGGTGCGCGAGGTGTACGCCGACGACCCGGCGGAGCACTTCAAGCCCAAAGGCGTGGGCCTGCGCGACGAGCGGACCGTGGCGCGGATGCAGAAGGCGCTCGCGATCATGCAGTTCAAGAGCGAGGGGCGGATGATCGAGCGCCACCCGGAGTGGGAGCTGGATCACCGGCGATTGCTGCACCGCATCGATCTGCGGGCGGGCACGGTCACCATCGGCGGCGTGACGCACCCGCTGCTCGACACGCGCCTGCCCACGATCGACCCCGCGAACCCGTACGCCTACTCGCCCGAGGAGCAGGCGTGCGTGGACCGCCTGCGCGACTCGTTCACGCGGTCGATGCGCCTGCGCGAGCACATGGAGTGGCTGGTGCGCCACGGGGGCATGTGGACGCGGCGCGACGACGTGCTGATGTTCCACGCGTGCGTGCCGGTGGATGGGCAGGGCGTGCCGCTCTCGATGCGCGTGGACGGGCGCGAGGTCGCGGGGCGAGAGCTCATGGACGCGCTCGGGTCGGTCGTGCGCCGAGCCATGCGCAAACGCTGGTTCGGGCTCGACGAGGACGCCGACTGGCTCTGGTACCTGTGGGGCGGCCCGCGCAGCCCGCTGTTCGGCAAGGACAAGCTCGCGACCTTCGAGACGTACTTCCTGGGCGACAAGAGCACCCACAAGGAGACGAAGAACGCGTACTTCGATCTCATGCACGACGCGGCGTTCATTCGGAAGATCGGCGCGCTCTTCGGCTGCGGCGAGGACGTGCTCGTCGTCAACGGGCATGTGCCCGTGAAGATGGAAAAGGGCGAGGAGCCCCTCAAGCGCGGCGGGAACGCGATCACCATCGATGGGGCGTTCAGCGCCGCGTACGGCGATCGCGGCTACACGCTCGTCATTCGCCCGGACCGCATCGACCTCGCGCACCTCGCGCCGTTCACGGGTGTGGAGTCGGTCGTGCACGAGGGGGCCGACATCGAGCCGGGCGTGGGCACGGTGCGGCGGTATCCCGGCGCGCGCACCATCGGCGAGACGTGGCACGGGCGCGAGATCCGCCAGGACATCGAGAACCTCGAGACGCTCGTGCGGGCCTATCAGGAGGGCGAGGTGGTGGAGCGGGACGACTCGTCGGCGGGCGGTGCGGCCGCGGGGTCCTGA